In a single window of the Papaver somniferum cultivar HN1 chromosome 8, ASM357369v1, whole genome shotgun sequence genome:
- the LOC113305381 gene encoding geraniol 8-hydroxylase-like: MLWGGGTVEEEEKSRIDALEFRKDIIMGGTDATSTALELVMTEMMQHPEIMKRVQAELEQVVGINNTVEESHLSELHYLNAVVKETFRLHPAAPLLLPHSPSSSCEIGGYIIPKGVTVLCNAWSIHRGPQVWSDPLKFHPERFLTDEDVIKFDFTGNNLSYLPFGSGRRICPGIPLAKTMLLYVLGSLVHSFDWRLPKDTKVDFKGTLGVALKKATPLVVIPTPDQLIPSFTCKAALPVGDNSIVANNKVEFEWACKPKHRAQQLESFHTIFNRREGNGVADKMAKIARTSGTCSFNSGTAPDYVYA; the protein is encoded by the exons ATGTTATGGGGTGGTGGtacagttgaagaagaagaaaagtctaGGATTGATGCTCTTGAGTTTCGTAAG GACATCATCATGGGTGGTACAGATGCGACTTCCACAGCCCTAGAATTGGTAATGACAGAAATGATGCAGCATCCAGAGATTATGAAACGAGTACAAGCAGAGCTAGAGCAAGTAGTCGGAATTAACAACACGGTGGAAGAATCTCATTTGTCAGAGCTCCATTACTTAAATGCAGTAGTGAAAGAAACATTTAGGCTACACCCAGCTGCACCCCTTTTACTTCCTCATTCTCCAAGTTCTTCATGTGAAATTGGTGGTTACATTATCCCTAAAGGTGTGACAGTATTATGCAACGCGTGGTCAATACATCGTGGCCCACAAGTTTGGAGCGATCCATTGAAGTTTCATCCCGAAAGATTTTTAACTGACGAAGATGTTATCAAATTCGACTTCACTGGCAATAATCTCAGTTATCTCCCATTTGGATCTGGGAGAAGAATTTGTCCTGGAATTCCTTTAGCAAAAACAATGTTGCTATATGTATTAGGTTCTCTCGTGCACTCATTCGACTGGCGATTACCTAAAGATACAAAGGTCGATTTTAAGGGAACACTTGGTGTTGCATTAAAGAAAGCGACTCCCCTTGTTGTTATTCCTACTCCAGATCAGTTAATCCCAAGCTTTACATGTAAAGCTGCACTCCCGGTGGGTGATAACAGTATTGTAGCAAACAACAAGGTAGAGTTCGAATGGGCTTGCAAACCTAAGCATCGTGCACAACAGTTAGAAAGCTTTCACACCATCTTCAATAGACGGGAAGGTAATGGAGTAGCGGACAAGATGGCTAAAATTGCAAGAACTTCAGGAACATGTAGTTTTAATTCGGGCACTGCCCCAGATTATGTTTATGCTTGA
- the LOC113303869 gene encoding ferruginol synthase-like, whose translation MELQRGRRKHQRRKQEHYRCGECSTAHCKISYWYIFRNKKLKLPPGPRGLPLIGNLLSLEPNLHVYFANLAEVYGPIVKLQVGSKIFLVVSSTSLTKEVLKDNDAIFANRDAPVAALVASYGGVDIGWSASNSEWRKLRKVFSHEMLSNKSLDLSYGLRRDEMRKTVSDIHRRRIDTPINFGEEVFIIILNMIMGMLWGGTLQAEERSKVGAEFQKVIGELVKLIGRTNVSDVFPALKIFDIQGIEREAKVLCLWLDRIMDSVIDQRVKLNDTDQTCQSKDSKKDFLQLLLELMEQKDPKTQITKTQLKALYLDIVVAGTETTSTTIEWVMTEMMQHPEIMERVQAEIDQVVGTNNTVDESHLSKLHYLDAVVKETFRLHPVAPLLIPHSPSSPCEIGGYIIPKGATVFCNAWAMQRDPESWNESNDPLTFQPERFLDDGDVKKFDYNGKNFSYLPFGSGRRICAGIPLVERMLTYVLASLLHSFDWELPRDTKLDVAETFGIALKKSTPLVVIPTPRIVNLELYM comes from the exons ATGGAGTTGCAAAGAGGAAGACGGAAACATCAGCGGAGAAAACAGGAACATTATCGGTGTGGTGAGTGTTCTACTGCTCATTGCAAAATATCTTACTGGTACATATTTCGaaataagaaactaaaattaCCACCGGGGCCTCGTGGGTTACCGTTAATCGGAAACCTTCTTTCTCTAGAACCCAATCTGCATGTATACTTTGCGAATTTAGCTGAAGTTTATGGTCCAATTGTGAAACTTCAAGTGGGTAGCAAAATATTTTTAGTAGTAAGTTCTACTTCACTGACGAAAGAAGTTCTAAAAGACAatgatgcaatctttgcaaaccgtgatgCCCCGGTTGCGGCGTTAGTTGCAAGTTATGGTGGTGTAGATATAGGCTGGAGTGCTAGTAATTCAGAATGGAGAAAACTTCGGAAAGTTTTTTCCCATGAAATGTTGAGCAACAAAAGTCTTGATTTAAGTTATGGATTACGGAGAGACGAAATGCGAAAAACAGTTAGTGATATACACAGACGGAGGATCGATACACCGATAAATTTTGGCGAGGAAGTGTTTATAATAATTCTTAATATGATTATGGGAATGTTATGGGGTGGTACACTCCAGGCAGAAGAGAGGTCTAAGGTTGGTGCTGAGTTTCAGAAAGTGATTGGTGAACTGGTTAAGCTGATTGGGAGAACTAACGTATCGGATGTCTTTCCGGCTCTTAAAATCTTTGACATACAAGGAATCGAACGTGAAGCAAAAGTTCTTTGTCTGTGGCTAGACCGGATAATGGATTCTGTTATCGACCAGCGGGTGAAATTGAATGACACGGACCAGACTTGCCAGAGCAAAGACAGCAAAAAGGATTTCTTGCAACTTCTTTTGGAGCTCATGGAACAAAAGGATCCTAAAACGCAAATAACTAAGACCCAGCTGAAGGCCTTATATTTG GACATTGTTGTGGCTGGTacagaaacaacatcaacaaccatAGAGTGGGTAATGACAGAAATGATGCAGCATCCGGAGATTATGGAACGAGTACAAGCAGAGATAGACCAAGTAGTAGGAACTAACAACACCGTGGATGAATCTCACTTATCAAAGCTTCATTACTTGGATGCGGTTGTGAAAGAAACATTCAGGTTACACCCAGTTGCACCCCTTTTAATTCCTCATTCTCCAAGTTCGCCATGCGAAATTGGAGGTTACATTATCCCGAAAGGCGCTACGGTGTTTTGTAACGCTTGGGCAATGCAACGTGATCCAGAATCTTGGAATGAATCGAATGATCCGTTAACATTCCAACCTGAAAGATTTTTGGATGACGGAGATGTTAAAAAGTTCGATTACAATGGTAAGAATTTCAGCTATCTTCCATTTGGATCTGGAAGAAGAATTTGTGCTGGAATTCCTTTGGTTGAAAGAATGTTAACATATGTTTTAGCCTCTCTGTTGCACTCATTCGACTGGGAATTACCTAGAGATACGAAACTTGATGTTGCGGAAACATTTGGGATTGCGTTAAAGAAATCGACTCCCCTTGTTGTTATTCCTACACCAAGAATAGTTAATCTTGAGCTTTACATGTAA